In Terriglobales bacterium, the genomic stretch GTAAAACACCGCGGACGTACCGCCCGCTTTCAAGTGATCTGGGTGGGAGGCTATGGTTCATCGCAGCACACCCAGGCGGGCATCATGTGCCTGGATCCCGAACGTTGCATCTGGGGTCAGCCACTGCCTGGCAAACCGCTGATCATCGGCTCCTCCCCTAGCTAAAGCGCACCGCAGAAACCCGCCTGATAAGAGTTCAGTCTCATCTGCATGCCTACGTCAGGGTGAATTACCTATATTTGCCGTCTGGTACTATGGCGTCCTCGACCCCTCTATAGGAGCCTGTCCTGGCAAACACCATCATTTCTCGACGACGCAACCGTTCGCAATCCTGGTACGAGCGGGCCCAGAAAGTTCTTATCGAAGGAGTAAATTCGCCCTCCCGCGGCAGCACCGTCTTTTCTCCAGGCCCCGTAGTTGTGCAACGCGGTCGCGGAACCCAGGTGTGGGATGTCGACAACAATCAGTACACCGATTTCATGATGTCATTCGGCGCCCTGATCCATGGGCACGCGCATCCTGCGCTGGTTTCCACGGTCTCAAAGGTCATGTCAGAAGGGTCGCATTTCGCCTCCAGCACACCGGCGGAATTGGATGCTGCCGAGCGCTTCTGCCGGATGGTCCCATCCGCCGAGGCCGTACGCTTTACCAATACCGGCACCGAAGCCACCATGTTGGCATTGCGCCTGGCGCGCGCTTACACCGGACGCAACAAATTCCTAAAGTTCGAAGGCCACTATCATGGCTGGTACGACGCCTTTCTCTTGAACGCTCATAGCCACCCGCCCGATCAACTGGGTCCTCCTGAACATCCCGCACGTATTCCCGATTCCCGCGGCATTCCTGCGAGCACTTTTGACGATGTCCTAATCGCACCTTGGAACGACGTCTCACAGCTCGAAAAGGTCATTCACGAGCACGGCAATAGCCTGGCAGCGGTCATCACCGAGCCCATTATGGCGAACATGGGATGCATTCCGCCTCGCGACGGCTATCTTCAGCGCATGAGCGAGCTGGCCCGCGAACACGGGGCGCTCCTCATCATGGACGAGGTGGTCACCGGCTTTCGTTACGCCGCTGGCGGATGCCAGGAGTTGTTTGGAATTCGGCCTGATCTAAGTACTTTCGGCAAAGCTCTGGGGGCTGGATTTCCCGTAGGCGCGGTTACGGGCTCGCGCAAGATCCTCACTCAGTTGCGCTGGGGAGATGACATGGTCCTGCACTACGGCACCTTCAACGGCCATCGTCTGACGATGGCGGTGGTCAGCGCCAGCCTTGACTTGCTCTCTGCTGAGAACAACGGCGGCTTCCGCAAAATACGCACTTTGGGAGATGCCGCCATCACAGGACTGCGCGACGTCTTTGCACGACACAAAGTGAAAGCGATTGTGCAGGGCTTCGGCCCCATGTTCCAGATTTATTTCACCGACAAAAAGGCGATCAACGATTATCGAGATTACTGCCGCTTTGTTGACCGGGAACGCTATTCTCGCTTCATTCACCTGTTACTTGAGCGTGGCATCTACATGACTCCTTCCAATGGGCTGCACTGGATCATAAGCACGGCGCATTCGGAGCCTGATATTGCCACGATGCTCCGCGCCGCCGACGAGGCCTGTGCCGCGCTCTGATCAGAAGCGTAGCCTCAGCAGCGCGACCGTGTTTTTGGGCGGCGGGCGCATTACCTCTGCGCTCATCTGCGGCTTGCGCCGCGCGGGATATAAGTCACTCATTTTGGTGCACGATCGGAATGCGCCAAAATTGCGCCGCCTCACGCAGGAGTTTGACGCCATCTCCGAACCTGACCCGTGCCGAGCCGTTTCGGTTGCCGGGCTGCTGGTCGTTGCGGTTCGTCCGGATTCGATTGGCACATTGTTGGCGGCCCTCCGTCACTCTTGCCCCCGGCCGAACCGTTCGTTGATAGCAGTAAGCCTCGCTGCTGGTGTGCCTCTCACGAAATTGCGGGTGCATTTGCCGCAGGTCCACTGGGCCCGCGCCATGCCGAGCCCGGTATGCCGCACCGGGCGAGGGCTGACCGCGGTCACGTTCGACCGCAGTGTGCCTGGCACTGCTCGCAGATTGGTACGCAATTTCTTCGCCCACGTCGGAACCGTGCTGGAGATACCGGAGAAAAATTTCGATGTGTTCACCGCGACGTACTCTCCCAGCCACGGGTATCATGCGCTGGCCACCCTCGCCGAAGCGGCTGAAAAACTGGGGCTTGACCGTGACCATGCTTTGATTGCTGCAGCCCATGCCTTAGCCGACGCGATCGCCGCCTTCCGCCAAGAAAAAATTCCGCTGGAAGAACTGCTGTATGAGGCTGCTACGCCGGGAGGCATTGCCGCCACTGTCATGGACACTGAAAATCGGGCAGGTTATAAGCGCATCATCGAACGAGCGCTACGTGCGGGTGTGCAGCGCGCACGCAAGAATGCGCGAGGGTAGGCGGCGCTACACCGTTCCGGCAAGCCCGCCGCCGTCCACCACCAACGCTGTGCCGGTGACGAATGATGACGCGTCGCTCGCCAGATATAGTGCAGCCTGCGCGATCTCTTCCGCCTTGCCCACGCGTCCCAATGGCCGTTGCGCTGCGCCCTTGAGAAAACGGTTCGTGGGCGTGCCAAGCTGCCGCGCTTCATCACGCAGCATGGCCGTATCCGTATCTCCCGGACAGATGCAATTCACACGAATATTCTGCTCGCCATGATCTATTGCCATGGCCTTGGTCAGTAGCACCACCGCGCCTTTGGAGGCGCAATACACGGCTGCACGCGAGCCGGCCGCCAATCCCCAGCCAGAGGCAGTATTGATGATCGAACCACCGCCCGACTTTGCCATCATCGGAATCGCATGCTTTGACATCAGGAAAATAGACTTAACATTGACCGCCATCACTTTGTCCCAATCCGCCTCGCTGAGGTCCACAATTGAAGCCCGGCGGATGATTCCTGCGTTGTTGAACAGGATGGCCAGTCCGCCATAGTTCTCTTCAACATTGCGCATGACCCGCTGACAGTCGTTGGCACTCGTAACATCTGCGTGATCGAAAACCGCATCGCCTCCGTCCGCGATGATTTCCTTTGCCGCGGCCCGCCCGCCCGTCTCGTCCAGGTCAACGATTACGACTGTGGCCCCTTCGCGTCCGAATAACAGCGCCGTGGCGCGCCCGATGCCCGAAGCGCCACCGGTGATCAGCGCGATCTTGCCGGCCAACACACCATGTTCTCTGGGCCGCGGATTCGCTTTGTGTTGTTTTGGCATGAATCGCAGCTCTATCGGCCTGCGAGGCTACCCGCCGTTTCGGCGCCATCAATCACATAGACGTGCCCCGTAATATAGGCCGCATCATCCGACGCGAGGTAGGCGAACAGACCTGCAATCTCCTCCGGCTTGGCATGGCGGCGCATGGGGATCTTGCCATTGACCTCATCCAGCATGGCATCTGTATATTCCGCACGCTGCATGGGCGTAAGGACATACCCAGGCGCGATGGCGTTCACTCGCACCTTGGGCGCAAGCTCCAGCGCCATGGATTTGGTCAACTCGATGACGCCTGCCTTGGTGGCATTGTAGTCGGCATAAAACGGATATCCCATGATGCCGTTGGTAGAAGCGGTCTGCAGGATTACCCCGTTTCCTCGCTCGACCATGTGCCGCGCGGCGATCTGTGCTACATAAAAAACTCCCGTCAGATTCACCGCCAGGACTTTGTCCCATTCCTCAGGAGTGATGTCCAGAAAGTTATGACGAATGCTGATCCCGGCATTGTTGATCAGCACGTCCACGCCACCCATTGCGGCGACGGCTTTTTCAAACGCCGCACGCACCTGCTGAAGAATTGAAACGTCCGCCTCTACCACCCCTGAAAGTTTCGGAAGCTCACGGCCAATTCTCTCCCGCGCTTTGGGGTCACGGTCGAGCACCACTACCTTGGAACCTTCCTCCAGGAATCGGACTGCGGTGGCAGCCCCGATCCCGCTTGCACCTCCCGTGATTAGGACGCGTTTGCCTTGCAAGCCTCGCATTCAATCTCCTGTAGTCCGCATGGTTAAAACAAACGGCCATTCATCATACAGGCACAAATCTGCCCTAACAATTCTGCGATTGATGGGGATGAATGCTTCCGCGCGTGGGATTTATATCAATGTAACCCAAAATTCTAGCGTCTCCAATGTTGATGAGGGTTTCAACCGAGACGCGCCAATCGAGTGTTTCAATGGGCATGGCGGGATGCGTTGACCATCTTGTATTTCCGAGCGTGCTATCCGCGGATACAAGCACCTCACTGATCCAATCGATCCGAAATGGTGCTACCGATCTCTTTTATGAGCTCATCCGGCCGCATGAGCGCAATATTTATCTCACCGCTCTCGCCATAACCGGAAACCACGCAGATGCCGAGGAAGTGGTACAAGAGTCGCTTTTGAAAGCCTTTCGCTATCTCAATCAGTTCCGGGGCGAATCGAAATTCAGCACTTGGCTGGTGCGCATTACGGTCAACGAGGCGCGGGGATTGCTGCGCAAAAATCGGCGGGTCACCTTTGAGCCGCTCGAATACGAGCTGCCCAGCGGCCACACACTGCATCGTGATTTTCCCGACAAGAGAGAAACTCCCTGGCAAACTCTCGAGCGCGAAGAGCAGAGGCTGGTCGTTAATAAGGCCGTCGCTATGCTACCGCCTAAATATCGAGAGATATTCGAGCTGCGCGACCTGCAAAAGCTCTCTATCAACCAAACTGCCAAGCACGTCGGCATCACGCGCTCCACCGTCAAGGCGCGCCTATGGCGCGCGCGGCTCAAACTGCGGCGTCTCATCGCCGGACGACTCACCTACACCAGGCGCAAGACCTCATTCGCGGCGAGTAACAGTAGCTCTAGGCCCAATTAGCTGCTCTCGGGAGAATTGTTCTAAACCTCTGCGCTTTCTTGCCTGCTTCCAGCTTGCCTCTGGTATTTTCTTTGCGGCTGACGTATGGTTTCCGTTCTTCGCCACACCCGAGGACTGGAGACTGAGCGTGCGAATTCGTCAGTGCGACGTTAGTTTGACTATTATCCTTGCCATTCACCTCTTGCTGCTGGCTTCTCCCGGCGCTGCGCAGACCGAGTACAGCAAGCTCTTCCGTAAGACTGACATGATGGTTCCCATGCGCGACGGTGTACGCCTGCACACTGAGATTTACACGCCTAAGAAGATAAAAGAACCGCTGCCCTTCATCTTTGAACGCACTCCTTATGGATTGGAGGACGACAAACAGGGGTATACCAAGTTGCTCGGGTCCTACGGGGACTTGATCAAAGAAGGTTATATTTTCGTATTTCAAGACATTCGCGGCCGCTACAAATCAGAAGGCCAGTTCGTCATGAACCGTCCTCCTCGCAACCAGAGTGACGCCAAAGGCATTGACGAAAGCACCGACACCTACGACACGATCGACTGGCTCCTCAAGAATGTTCCCCACAACAATGCCCGTGTCGGTATTCTCGGCATTTCGTATGGTGGGTGGCTTACAACCATGGCGCTTCTCGATCCTCATCCAGCCCTTAAAGCTGCTTCGGAGCAGGCTTCGCCCGAGGACCAGTTTCTGGGCGACGATTTCCACCACAATGGCGCATTCCGGCTCAGCTATGGCTTCGAATATGCCGCTTTAATGGAAACTACAAAAGAGAATTTCTCTTTTCAGTTCGACAAGTACGACACTTACGATTGGTATCTCGCTCTAGGCGCTCTCTCCAATGCCAATGCAAAGTATTTCCACGGCAAGCTTCCAACCTGGAACGATTTTGTCGAGCACCCGAACTACGATGAGTTTTGGCAAAAACTGGCGTTCTGGCCTTATCTGAAAGCCCCGACCGTTCCCAATCTCAACGTGGCAGGCTGGTGGGACCAGGAGGATTTTTACGGACCGGTAAAGATTTACGAACTTCTCGAAAAGAACGACTCCAAGCACGCAAACTATTTGGTCGTCGGGCCTTGGAATCACGGCGGATGGGCAGGAGGCGACGGCCGCAAACTGGGGCCGATCGATTTCCAAACTGACACGGGAAAATATTTCCGCGGACAGGTACAAGCTCCTTGGTTCGCGTATTGGCTGAAGGACAAAGGCAAGCTGCCGCTAGGCGAGGCGCTCACCTTCGAAACCGGCAGTAATCAATGGAAGCAATATGAGGCCTGGCCTCCCACCCAGAATGTGAGCCAGCGCAAGTTGTACTTCCGCGAGCGCGGCCAGCTCTCTTTTGACGCGCCCTCACCGAGCGGCGAGCCGGGTTTTGACAGCTACGTTTCCGATCCCTCCCACCCGGTTCCGTATCGGCATCAGCCGATCTCGCCCACCTATCCTGGCCCAGGCTGGCCGACCTGGCTTTTAGAAGACCAACGCTTCGCCCAGTCTCGCCCTGATGTATTGACTCTCCAGACAGAGCCGTTAAAAGAAGACATCATCGTGGCCGGCGATATTGTGGGGCACTTGTTCGCCTCCACCAGCGGGACCGACAGTGACTGGATCGTGAAGCTGATTGATGTTTATCCGGAAAACTACCCGCCAGACCGCAAGCTGGGTGGCTATGAGTTGATCATTGCCGATGAGGTGATGCGGGCCCGTTTCCGTAACAATTTCGAAAAACCAGAACCAGTGGAGGCAAACCAGATCAACCACTACACCATTGACCTGCACACCAATGACCATGTGTTTCTCAAAGGCCATCGCATCATGGTGCAGGTGCAGAGCACATGGTTCCCGGTCATTGACCGCAACCCACAAAAGTTTGTCCCCAACATATTCAAAGCAACGGATGCGGACTACCAGCCTGCCACCCAGCACATATATCGCTCGGACCAGTTTGCGTCCTATGTTCTATTGCCGATTGTCAGTGGTTCGACCGGTAGTGGCGGCGGTATTCGGTGATTCAATCCGGGAGTTTGTTGGATTGGCTTACGTCCTGAGGAAAGGACTTGAATACCACCTCGCGGGATTTTGCCGTGTCATTCTTGCCCGGATCACCGGTGTGCTGAGTCAGCGTTCCCTTCAGCACGTAATAGGCTTCGTCATCGGGGGTTTTACCATTGCCCCGGTCCGCTGTCCCCTTAAATTCAAACCACACACCATGAACGGTTTCAGTGGTGAACTTTATGTCGTGCCCCGCGAGCGTGCCCTGCTTAATGAAGTGGTCGAGAAACGCGCCACGATCGCTGTCCGCATCACCAAAGCGCGAAACGAAGCCGCTGAGTTTTCCCCCTTCTTCCACCGATACTTGCACAAATTCGCCCTCGCGCAGAAAGCTATACATCCCGGAATAATCGTCCCCAGCGGTGTCAGTTGCAGGCTTATCAGTTGACTGAGAAAACGCTACCGCGCAACAAAATAGCACCAAGTTTAGGGCAATATATCGCATCGCTTTCCCATTAAAACACAGGCAGCAACACAGGGTTGTGGACAAGTAAATTTCCAGGCGCCGAAAGTAGCTATAATCGCCTTACTCCGGGTTTTTAGTGATGCCGAGCCTCCCTCGCCAGCCCAATTCGCAACCGCCGCCGGAGCGAGGCGCGACGCCAGATCTTCAACTCCTTATTGAATCAGAGCCCTGCTGGGACAGTTTCTCCAGCAGTGTTGGGGAACTGCTCTCCTCGTCAGGCCCTTCTATTACCTCCCTCCGGCTTGTTGGCAAAGGTAATCCGTTTGGATCTACCGTTTTCGTGGAGCGCGCGATCCCATGGTCTAGATTGGCGCAATCTGCGTTCTTTCACATCCTTCTACTCATCGTCGTAGTAGCGTTGTCGCAAGTTCAGCCTCATGCTTCGCAGCAGTTCAGCGGCAAGTTCTTGGAAAAGAGTCAGGTCATCTATTACAGTGCCTCGGAGTATCTGCCTCCTTTAAACCAGAAGAGCAGACCGGCACGCTCGGCTCAAAAGGGAAGCCCCGGTCATGCCAGGCAAGAAGTCATTTCCGTACCGGCGGAAGTAGATAACCGCTCGCAAACCGTGATCACGCCACCGCGGGTGAAGCTAACCGCCGACGTTCCACTGCCTAACCTGGTTGCATGGACACCTGTTCCTTCGCCTGTGCCCGTAACCGGCTCAATGCGCGCCAATGTTAATGTGCAAGTTCTGCCAACCAGTGTTGTGGCACCTCCGCCGGAACTGGAGCGACTCACGAGACCAGCTCACGCACTAGCTCAAAGTCCTGTTATCGCGCCGCCACCTGATCCATCGCTGACTTTGTCCACGCATCACCCGTTGCAAACTCCCGCCGTCGCGGTGGTTGAGCCTCCGCCCTCAACAACTGTCGTCCCGCGGAACCCCGGGACAATGAACGTTGCGGACCTGCAGCCCAGCGTATTGGCCCCCAAACTGCCAGTCCCGGCACAACAGAGCCTTGGGGGAACATTCCAACCCATCGCTACGCCAATGGCTCCTCCTGATGTACGTGGGCTGGCGCGTTCCGGGGGCGGCCAGATTATCGCCCTAGGCTTGCATCCGGTCGAGCCAACCGGTCCGATAGACCTGCCCAGCGGCAATCGCCATGGCAATTTCGCCACAGCTCCAGAAGGCCAGCCGGGGCCTGTGGCCAGCCCCCGCATGGTAGCTGGAGGAGCGTCCAGCGGTGGTGGCGGCACCGGCATGGCGAGCGATGATGGTCCTGGCCTGACGGTCACGCCTGGTCCGGTCAGAGCTGGCGATGCGGCGGGAAAAGCTGTTCATCCTTCCATGGCCGCTACGTTGCCTGGCAGGTCCGGTCTGATCGCGGCGGCGATGCTGCCGCTGCACATTCGCCATCTCCCCCCTCGGGAGGTGAACCCTGCTGGTTCCCCGCTCCCCGACGTGCCGGAGCTCGAAAAGAAGATCTTCGGTCTCAAGCGGTTTTATTCCGTCATTCTGAGCATGCCTAATCTGAATTCCAAATGGGGCAGCTGGATCATGCGTTTCGCCGAGCTCAACGACAACGGAACAGGCGGTGAATTGACGGCTCCGGTGGCTACGGAGAAGGTTGATCCGGCTTATCCGGGAAATTTGATACGGCAACAAGTGGAAGGGACGGTGACCCTCTTCGCCATCATTCGTAGCGATGGGAGTGTAGCCGATGTGCGAGTGTTGCGTGGGGTTGACGA encodes the following:
- a CDS encoding aspartate aminotransferase family protein, translating into MEGVNSPSRGSTVFSPGPVVVQRGRGTQVWDVDNNQYTDFMMSFGALIHGHAHPALVSTVSKVMSEGSHFASSTPAELDAAERFCRMVPSAEAVRFTNTGTEATMLALRLARAYTGRNKFLKFEGHYHGWYDAFLLNAHSHPPDQLGPPEHPARIPDSRGIPASTFDDVLIAPWNDVSQLEKVIHEHGNSLAAVITEPIMANMGCIPPRDGYLQRMSELAREHGALLIMDEVVTGFRYAAGGCQELFGIRPDLSTFGKALGAGFPVGAVTGSRKILTQLRWGDDMVLHYGTFNGHRLTMAVVSASLDLLSAENNGGFRKIRTLGDAAITGLRDVFARHKVKAIVQGFGPMFQIYFTDKKAINDYRDYCRFVDRERYSRFIHLLLERGIYMTPSNGLHWIISTAHSEPDIATMLRAADEACAAL
- a CDS encoding pyrroline-5-carboxylate reductase dimerization domain-containing protein; translation: MPRSDQKRSLSSATVFLGGGRITSALICGLRRAGYKSLILVHDRNAPKLRRLTQEFDAISEPDPCRAVSVAGLLVVAVRPDSIGTLLAALRHSCPRPNRSLIAVSLAAGVPLTKLRVHLPQVHWARAMPSPVCRTGRGLTAVTFDRSVPGTARRLVRNFFAHVGTVLEIPEKNFDVFTATYSPSHGYHALATLAEAAEKLGLDRDHALIAAAHALADAIAAFRQEKIPLEELLYEAATPGGIAATVMDTENRAGYKRIIERALRAGVQRARKNARG
- a CDS encoding glucose 1-dehydrogenase encodes the protein MPKQHKANPRPREHGVLAGKIALITGGASGIGRATALLFGREGATVVIVDLDETGGRAAAKEIIADGGDAVFDHADVTSANDCQRVMRNVEENYGGLAILFNNAGIIRRASIVDLSEADWDKVMAVNVKSIFLMSKHAIPMMAKSGGGSIINTASGWGLAAGSRAAVYCASKGAVVLLTKAMAIDHGEQNIRVNCICPGDTDTAMLRDEARQLGTPTNRFLKGAAQRPLGRVGKAEEIAQAALYLASDASSFVTGTALVVDGGGLAGTV
- a CDS encoding SDR family NAD(P)-dependent oxidoreductase is translated as MRGLQGKRVLITGGASGIGAATAVRFLEEGSKVVVLDRDPKARERIGRELPKLSGVVEADVSILQQVRAAFEKAVAAMGGVDVLINNAGISIRHNFLDITPEEWDKVLAVNLTGVFYVAQIAARHMVERGNGVILQTASTNGIMGYPFYADYNATKAGVIELTKSMALELAPKVRVNAIAPGYVLTPMQRAEYTDAMLDEVNGKIPMRRHAKPEEIAGLFAYLASDDAAYITGHVYVIDGAETAGSLAGR
- a CDS encoding sigma-70 family RNA polymerase sigma factor — its product is MRVSTETRQSSVSMGMAGCVDHLVFPSVLSADTSTSLIQSIRNGATDLFYELIRPHERNIYLTALAITGNHADAEEVVQESLLKAFRYLNQFRGESKFSTWLVRITVNEARGLLRKNRRVTFEPLEYELPSGHTLHRDFPDKRETPWQTLEREEQRLVVNKAVAMLPPKYREIFELRDLQKLSINQTAKHVGITRSTVKARLWRARLKLRRLIAGRLTYTRRKTSFAASNSSSRPN
- a CDS encoding CocE/NonD family hydrolase, with the translated sequence MRIRQCDVSLTIILAIHLLLLASPGAAQTEYSKLFRKTDMMVPMRDGVRLHTEIYTPKKIKEPLPFIFERTPYGLEDDKQGYTKLLGSYGDLIKEGYIFVFQDIRGRYKSEGQFVMNRPPRNQSDAKGIDESTDTYDTIDWLLKNVPHNNARVGILGISYGGWLTTMALLDPHPALKAASEQASPEDQFLGDDFHHNGAFRLSYGFEYAALMETTKENFSFQFDKYDTYDWYLALGALSNANAKYFHGKLPTWNDFVEHPNYDEFWQKLAFWPYLKAPTVPNLNVAGWWDQEDFYGPVKIYELLEKNDSKHANYLVVGPWNHGGWAGGDGRKLGPIDFQTDTGKYFRGQVQAPWFAYWLKDKGKLPLGEALTFETGSNQWKQYEAWPPTQNVSQRKLYFRERGQLSFDAPSPSGEPGFDSYVSDPSHPVPYRHQPISPTYPGPGWPTWLLEDQRFAQSRPDVLTLQTEPLKEDIIVAGDIVGHLFASTSGTDSDWIVKLIDVYPENYPPDRKLGGYELIIADEVMRARFRNNFEKPEPVEANQINHYTIDLHTNDHVFLKGHRIMVQVQSTWFPVIDRNPQKFVPNIFKATDADYQPATQHIYRSDQFASYVLLPIVSGSTGSGGGIR
- a CDS encoding TonB family protein; the encoded protein is MERAIPWSRLAQSAFFHILLLIVVVALSQVQPHASQQFSGKFLEKSQVIYYSASEYLPPLNQKSRPARSAQKGSPGHARQEVISVPAEVDNRSQTVITPPRVKLTADVPLPNLVAWTPVPSPVPVTGSMRANVNVQVLPTSVVAPPPELERLTRPAHALAQSPVIAPPPDPSLTLSTHHPLQTPAVAVVEPPPSTTVVPRNPGTMNVADLQPSVLAPKLPVPAQQSLGGTFQPIATPMAPPDVRGLARSGGGQIIALGLHPVEPTGPIDLPSGNRHGNFATAPEGQPGPVASPRMVAGGASSGGGGTGMASDDGPGLTVTPGPVRAGDAAGKAVHPSMAATLPGRSGLIAAAMLPLHIRHLPPREVNPAGSPLPDVPELEKKIFGLKRFYSVILSMPNLNSKWGSWIMRFAELNDNGTGGELTAPVATEKVDPAYPGNLIRQQVEGTVTLFAIIRSDGSVADVRVLRGVDDRLDQYARIALSHCRFMPARKNGAAVDLEAVVRIPFRSRKVGY